From a region of the Candidatus Sulfotelmatobacter sp. genome:
- the paaI gene encoding hydroxyphenylacetyl-CoA thioesterase PaaI, whose translation MTTAMDPDALARACAAEMLRRDRASQALGIEIEEARPGYARVALTIRDEMVNGHAIAHGGVVFTLADSGFAFACNSRNEAAVALQCSISYVAAGKLGDRLVAEAQERSGKGRTGVYDVTVTRGEGELVALFRGVSYRVKGPVLPDPAA comes from the coding sequence GTGACGACCGCGATGGATCCCGATGCGCTCGCGCGCGCCTGCGCCGCGGAGATGCTGCGGCGCGATCGCGCCTCGCAGGCGCTCGGCATCGAGATCGAAGAGGCGCGGCCCGGCTACGCGCGGGTGGCGTTGACGATCCGCGACGAGATGGTCAACGGCCACGCGATCGCGCACGGCGGCGTCGTGTTCACGCTGGCCGACAGCGGGTTCGCCTTCGCCTGCAACTCGCGCAACGAGGCGGCCGTCGCGCTGCAGTGCTCGATCTCGTACGTCGCGGCGGGAAAGCTCGGCGACCGGCTCGTCGCCGAGGCGCAGGAGCGCTCGGGCAAAGGCCGCACCGGCGTCTACGACGTCACCGTCACGCGCGGCGAGGGCGAGCTGGTCGCGCTCTTCCGCGGCGTCTCGTACCGCGTCAAGGGACCGGTTCTGCCCGACCCCGCGGCGTAG
- a CDS encoding branched-chain amino acid ABC transporter permease: protein MTVGSGYALVALGLHIILRATRVMNFAQGEFTVVGGLIALTLMQTFHATSVVALIGATICGFVLGLGFERFVLRPAARSGEMGVTIATVGTVFVLLYGHALVPTWGSLQQPLPPFTGRLSDAIVVAGATIQIQSLWIGALLLLALAALYVFFERTYYGKAIRAAANNPLGARLVGIDVTRARAISVGLSIALAAYGGTIIGPITLVGGAGGVAIAIKGFVGAIVGGLDSPIGCVAGGLLVGVVEKFLQSGLGASRAEPTVYALLLVMLLLRPQGLFGTRGAVRD from the coding sequence CTGACCGTCGGCAGCGGCTACGCGCTCGTCGCGCTGGGCTTACACATCATCCTGCGCGCGACGCGGGTGATGAACTTCGCCCAGGGTGAGTTCACCGTCGTCGGCGGCCTGATCGCGCTGACGCTGATGCAGACGTTCCACGCCACCAGCGTGGTGGCGCTGATCGGGGCTACCATCTGCGGTTTCGTGCTCGGCCTGGGCTTCGAACGCTTCGTGCTGCGGCCCGCCGCGCGCTCGGGCGAGATGGGCGTCACCATCGCGACCGTCGGAACGGTCTTCGTCTTGCTGTACGGTCACGCGCTGGTGCCCACCTGGGGTTCGCTGCAGCAGCCGCTGCCGCCGTTCACCGGCCGGCTGAGCGACGCGATCGTCGTCGCCGGGGCGACGATCCAGATCCAGTCGCTGTGGATCGGCGCGCTGCTGCTGCTGGCGCTGGCGGCGCTGTACGTCTTCTTCGAGCGCACGTACTACGGCAAGGCGATTCGCGCGGCGGCCAACAACCCGCTGGGCGCGCGGCTGGTCGGCATCGACGTGACGCGCGCGCGCGCGATCAGCGTCGGGCTCTCGATCGCGTTGGCGGCGTACGGCGGCACGATTATCGGCCCGATCACGCTGGTCGGCGGCGCGGGCGGCGTCGCGATCGCGATCAAGGGTTTCGTCGGCGCGATCGTCGGCGGCCTCGACTCGCCGATCGGCTGCGTCGCCGGCGGCCTGCTGGTCGGCGTCGTCGAGAAGTTCTTGCAGAGCGGGCTGGGCGCCAGCCGCGCCGAGCCGACCGTCTACGCGCTCTTGCTGGTGATGCTGCTGCTGCGCCCGCAAGGGCTGTTCGGCACGCGCGGAGCGGTGCGGGATTGA
- a CDS encoding branched-chain amino acid ABC transporter ATP-binding protein/permease, whose protein sequence is MIDRLRADARVLPAIALLVLLGGLFLHGAGFVQAATYAAMWAIAAIGLSVLLGNVNQISLGQAGFFAIGAYAVAACIDLANLPFWVGAVAGIVVASVVGVVLGFIALRFRGHYLAMATLAFGLIVQGVFHQSQALGGASGFTDLPIVKLGPFSLAGTAGYACVWIVALVVAALTLNLLRGRTGTAFETIRNDELAAEVLGVPTRRYKIVAFAYAGALAGLAGALYAPLIGVVVPDAFGVDRSIDFLLMVVLGGAGSVSGAIVGAVAIGFLDVVGNQFENWREVVYGLLVIAIVVVAPGGLFGLVRRGSRRRTAPVARVGTVSERAPVARPIAPPAATPLEVRGVTKRFGGLVAVDDVSFALAPGSLTSLIGPNGAGKTTLFNAICGVGRTSAGQVRIGGVDVTGWQPHRIAKLGVGRTFQNARLFGEMTVLENVVAGAFRAERTGFAADLLGLPAATHARHEAIERARDTLAQLRIEHLAGTYARDLPFGDRRRVELARAIAADPWLLLVDEPAAGLNASERETLQGDLLALRDRGVTLLLIEHDMRLVMTISERVLVLEFGHTIADGVPAAVRNDPQVVAAYLGTAG, encoded by the coding sequence TTGATCGACCGTCTCCGCGCCGACGCGCGCGTGCTGCCGGCCATCGCGCTGCTGGTGCTGCTGGGCGGCCTGTTCCTCCACGGCGCCGGCTTCGTCCAAGCCGCGACGTACGCCGCGATGTGGGCGATCGCCGCGATCGGGCTCTCGGTGCTGCTGGGCAACGTCAACCAGATCTCGCTCGGCCAAGCGGGTTTCTTCGCGATCGGCGCTTACGCCGTCGCCGCCTGCATCGACCTCGCGAACCTGCCGTTCTGGGTCGGCGCCGTGGCGGGGATCGTCGTCGCCAGCGTCGTCGGCGTCGTGCTCGGCTTCATCGCGCTGCGCTTTCGCGGTCACTACTTGGCGATGGCGACGCTCGCGTTCGGGCTGATCGTGCAAGGCGTGTTCCACCAGAGCCAGGCGCTGGGCGGCGCGAGCGGCTTCACCGATCTGCCGATCGTCAAGCTCGGGCCGTTCTCGCTGGCCGGGACGGCCGGCTACGCGTGCGTGTGGATCGTCGCGCTGGTCGTCGCCGCGCTGACCCTCAACCTGCTGCGCGGTCGCACCGGCACCGCGTTCGAGACGATCCGCAACGACGAGCTGGCCGCCGAAGTCCTGGGCGTGCCGACCCGGCGCTACAAGATCGTCGCCTTCGCGTACGCCGGTGCGCTGGCCGGGCTGGCCGGGGCGCTCTACGCGCCGCTGATCGGCGTCGTCGTGCCGGATGCGTTCGGCGTCGATCGCTCGATCGATTTCCTGTTGATGGTCGTGCTGGGCGGGGCGGGCAGCGTCTCGGGCGCGATCGTCGGCGCGGTCGCGATCGGCTTTCTCGACGTGGTCGGCAACCAGTTCGAGAATTGGCGCGAGGTCGTCTACGGGCTGCTGGTCATCGCGATCGTCGTGGTCGCGCCGGGCGGTCTGTTCGGCCTGGTGCGGCGCGGTTCGCGTCGCCGCACGGCGCCCGTCGCGCGCGTCGGCACGGTCAGCGAGCGCGCGCCCGTGGCCCGGCCGATCGCGCCGCCGGCGGCGACGCCGCTGGAGGTGCGCGGCGTCACCAAGCGCTTCGGCGGCCTGGTCGCGGTGGACGACGTCTCGTTCGCGCTCGCGCCCGGCAGCTTGACCTCGCTGATCGGTCCCAACGGCGCGGGCAAGACGACGCTCTTCAACGCGATCTGCGGCGTCGGCCGCACGAGCGCGGGCCAGGTACGGATCGGCGGCGTCGACGTCACCGGCTGGCAGCCGCACCGCATCGCCAAGCTCGGCGTCGGCCGCACCTTCCAGAACGCGCGCCTGTTCGGCGAGATGACGGTGCTCGAGAACGTCGTGGCCGGCGCGTTTCGCGCCGAGCGCACCGGTTTCGCCGCCGACTTGCTCGGCCTGCCCGCCGCGACGCACGCGCGTCACGAGGCGATCGAGCGCGCGCGCGACACGCTGGCGCAGCTGCGCATCGAGCATTTGGCCGGCACCTACGCGCGCGATCTGCCGTTCGGCGATCGCCGCCGCGTCGAGCTGGCGCGGGCCATCGCCGCCGACCCGTGGCTGCTGCTGGTCGACGAGCCGGCGGCCGGCCTCAACGCGTCCGAGCGCGAGACGCTGCAAGGCGATCTGCTGGCCCTGCGCGACCGCGGCGTCACGCTGCTGCTGATCGAGCACGACATGCGGCTGGTCATGACCATCTCCGAGCGCGTGCTGGTGCTGGAGTTCGGCCACACCATCGCCGACGGCGTGCCGGCCGCGGTGCGGAACGACCCGCAGGTCGTCGCCGCGTACTTGGGGACCGCCGGCTGA
- a CDS encoding ABC transporter ATP-binding protein, with the protein MLLEVRGLSAGYGALDVLRGVDLEVDAGELVAVLGANGAGKSTLLRAISRYDADVRAGGIRFDGHDALRATTERLVRWGLLQVPEGRQLFTELSVDDNLRLGAYVADRRALGAELDAVYARFPQLAARRGQTAFSLSGGEQQMLAIGRALMAKPKLLMLDEPSTGLAPQIVEQIFGIVAELTRGGVAVLLVEQNAYLTLRHADRAYVLEHGAVVLHDTAERLAADARVQEIYLGGHTGGEPA; encoded by the coding sequence ATGCTGCTCGAGGTGCGCGGCTTGTCCGCCGGCTACGGTGCGCTCGACGTGTTGCGCGGCGTCGACCTCGAGGTCGACGCGGGCGAGCTGGTCGCCGTGCTCGGCGCCAACGGCGCCGGCAAGTCCACGCTGTTGCGGGCGATCTCGCGCTACGACGCCGACGTGCGCGCGGGCGGCATCAGGTTCGACGGCCACGACGCGCTGCGCGCGACGACGGAACGATTGGTGCGCTGGGGTTTGCTGCAGGTCCCCGAAGGGCGGCAGCTGTTCACCGAGCTGAGCGTCGACGACAACCTGCGGCTGGGCGCGTACGTCGCCGATCGCCGCGCGCTCGGCGCCGAGTTGGACGCGGTCTACGCGCGTTTCCCGCAACTCGCGGCGCGGCGCGGCCAGACCGCGTTCTCGCTCTCCGGCGGCGAGCAGCAGATGCTGGCGATCGGCCGCGCGCTGATGGCGAAGCCGAAGCTGTTGATGCTCGACGAGCCCTCGACCGGGCTCGCGCCGCAGATCGTCGAGCAGATCTTCGGCATCGTCGCCGAGCTGACGCGCGGCGGCGTCGCGGTGCTGCTGGTCGAGCAGAACGCGTACTTGACGCTGCGTCACGCCGATCGCGCGTACGTGCTCGAGCACGGCGCGGTCGTGCTGCACGACACCGCGGAGCGACTCGCCGCCGACGCGCGCGTGCAGGAGATCTATCTGGGCGGCCACACCGGAGGTGAGCCGGCATGA
- a CDS encoding MarR family transcriptional regulator, with product MSEPVQLGRLAPVVGYHLRRAQLRAYDDFPAEATRKGITPPHLAVLLLVEANPGIKQTTLAKVLSLDRSTMVRMVDRLEEAKLIERGSSRADRRVAPPVLTAKGRAYVDAMLPKVLASEEALLAPLSTAERATLLRLLGKLTSPANIVAGRNNSR from the coding sequence ATGAGCGAGCCCGTTCAGCTCGGCCGGCTCGCGCCGGTTGTCGGTTACCATTTGCGCCGCGCGCAGCTGCGCGCGTACGACGACTTCCCCGCCGAGGCGACCCGCAAGGGGATCACGCCGCCGCACCTGGCCGTGCTGCTGCTGGTCGAAGCCAATCCGGGGATCAAGCAGACGACGCTGGCCAAGGTGCTGAGCTTGGACCGCTCGACGATGGTGCGGATGGTCGACCGGCTCGAGGAGGCCAAGCTGATCGAGCGCGGCAGCTCGCGCGCCGACCGGCGGGTCGCGCCGCCGGTCCTCACCGCCAAGGGTCGCGCCTACGTCGACGCCATGCTGCCCAAGGTGCTGGCCTCCGAAGAGGCACTCTTGGCCCCGCTCAGCACCGCCGAGCGCGCGACGCTGCTACGCCTCTTGGGCAAGCTGACCAGCCCCGCCAATATTGTTGCTGGACGCAACAATTCGCGCTAG